The DNA window GAATAAAAGCAGACTTACCCGCGCCGACAGGTCCGGTAATAACTAGGCGCATAATTTCCATAAGTGTTAACTCCCAGAATCAATTATTAAGATCGAGAGTGAAACTTAATTAATGTTCAAGTCTCACTCTCTCGATTAGCACAAGTTAACGTAAAGCTAGCTTGAGATCAGAAAGAGCACGTTTAATTTCTAGCATGAGAATACCCTGCTTAACAGCTTTACTCGCTAAGACTAGAAACACTGCGTCATCACCACAACTAGTTAACACACCGTAGCCTTCGTTACCCTCTACGTAGATACGGTCTATGCCTCCTCGACTGAGTTCACTACCGATACGTTCTCCTAAAGAAAGCATCGCCGCAGACATAGCAGAAACCCGCTCTTCGTCCATACCTCCAGGTAAACTGGAAGCGAGACTGAGACCATCGGGTGTAACTAATGCTGCACCCTGAACGTCATTGGTGCTAGATACAAAGTTATGCAAAATACTCGTTAATTTTTCAGTGTTAATCGCCATATTTACCTCTTTTTTTGTGTTTATTTATTGCATGGATCCCGCACCGGTGGCGATCAGTCGTCTAAATAGTCCTTCTGACCATCCTGTTTCCCGTAAAACCGCGGCTGATGAGACCTCGATATAAGCCTGTTCAATAAAAGCTAAATCAATCATACAGATTTTACTCAATGATTCGTGTAAACCGCCATTTTTGCCATCGATTGTCAGCTTTTTCTCGGATTCTCGTACTACTGTAGCCATAGCTGGTACTACGTGCTGAGGACCTATACCAATGCGCACGTGAACTAAACCAATACGCCAGCGTCTTTCGGCGTAGGCATCACCCCAATTGTCCATACCGTTAAACATCTCTGCAAACCAATCCACAAAAGTCTCCCGGAGGCGATGAATACGTCCTTCGGCTGCATTGAGAATTGCGTCCATTTCTGGATCGCGACCGAGATAACTGTAAAAATGATCAGCCATTTCTGGGGCGATTTCTTGACCCCAGTCAACGTTAGCTTTGAGTACAGCTTTATCTTCAGCACCGAACAGCATTCTGTCTTCCATTTTTTTCATAAATTCTTGTGGATTTAACATATTTTTTTTTGCCATCAAGGATCGAATGATTATTGCTCAATCCATTTTTAACATTAAATTTGTACTCATTTCTCAAGTTTTCTTATTTTGTAATAAAAGCATAATTAAGTTACTTTTAATTGCTTTTTTTGTCAAACTTTTAAAATTAATATTTAAGCGTTTTTACTAATTTTTAATTAATTAAGTTTCAATACTTGCGTGTATTTACAGAAAAAAGATTGAGGTAGAATATTATAACAGGCGAGGTAACAGTGATGACTAAAGGCTGGGAATTTTGGATCGATCGCGGTGGAACTTTTACTGATATTGTGGCTAAATGTCCTGATGGCAAAATATTGATTCACAAGCTACTTTCAGAAAATCCTGAACAATATCAAGACGCACCAGTAGAGGGTATGCGTCATTTACTAGGATTAGGATCCGATGTACCAATTCCTATGACCGATATCGCCATGATTAAGATGGGTACTACCGTAGCTACTAACGCTTTACTGGAAAGAAAAGGAGAACCTACGGTTTTAGTCATTACCAAAGGTTTTGGGGACGCTTTGCGCATCGCTTATCAGAATCGCCCCGATCTCTTCGCTAGAGAAATTATCTTACCAGAAATGCTCTACCAGAGTGTAATTGAAGTAGAAGAACGCTACGACGCCCAAGGTAGGGAAATCCTAGCAGTAAATCGAGAACAGGTAAAGAAAGATTTAACTCTAGCTTATCTGCAGGGGATACGCGCTTGTGCAATTGTCTTTATGCACGGTTATCGCTATCCTCAACATGAAATAATAGTAGAGGCGATCGCCCGGGAACTCAACTTTAGTCAAATTTCTGTTTCCCACTCCGTCAGTCCCCTCATTAAATTAATCACCCGGGGAGATACCACCGTCGTAGACGCCTATTTATCCCCCATTTTACAGCGCTACGTCGCCCAAGTAGCCAGTCAGTTACAGGGTAATCTTGAGGGTAAATTGCTATTTATGCAGTCCAATGGGGGTTTAATCGACGCACCTAACTTCAAAGGTAAAGATAGTATACTCTCAGGACCCGCGGGAGGAATAGTAGGGGCGGTAAAAACGAGTCTTTTAGCAGGATTTAGACAAATTGTCACCTTTGATATGGGGGGGACTTCTACCGACGTCGCTCACTACGCAGGAGATTATGAGCGTAGTTTAGAAACTCTAGTGGCGGGTGTGCGTCTATGTAGTCCCATGATGTCGATTCATACCGTCGCCGCGGGGGGTGGTTCTCTGATTACTTTTGATGGTTCTCGTTATCGCGTGGGACCTGCTTCTGCGGGGGCTAATCCTGGACCGGCGGCTTACGGAAGGGATGGTCCTCTCACTATTACCG is part of the Gloeocapsa sp. PCC 73106 genome and encodes:
- a CDS encoding protoglobin domain-containing protein yields the protein MLNPQEFMKKMEDRMLFGAEDKAVLKANVDWGQEIAPEMADHFYSYLGRDPEMDAILNAAEGRIHRLRETFVDWFAEMFNGMDNWGDAYAERRWRIGLVHVRIGIGPQHVVPAMATVVRESEKKLTIDGKNGGLHESLSKICMIDLAFIEQAYIEVSSAAVLRETGWSEGLFRRLIATGAGSMQ
- a CDS encoding roadblock/LC7 domain-containing protein, translating into MAINTEKLTSILHNFVSSTNDVQGAALVTPDGLSLASSLPGGMDEERVSAMSAAMLSLGERIGSELSRGGIDRIYVEGNEGYGVLTSCGDDAVFLVLASKAVKQGILMLEIKRALSDLKLALR